A genomic segment from Lignipirellula cremea encodes:
- a CDS encoding DUF1549 domain-containing protein — MTRFILWAALLLPGVVPGGSAFAVELERPLRVEPGRITLTNSRYPHSILVTGQSPDGRSLDLTSQAVFRSSDEKIARVDLLGWVEAVGPGTAQITVEAAGQTAQVTVVSQTDAAPQPYSFRRDVMSVLSKSGCNMGACHGYSLGKNGFKLSLRGSDPDQDFAALTQEFFSRRVNRHQPAASLLLLKPLGEVPHEGGVRFEQGGLLHRQLLGWIEEGAVGDIEDPVRVESVRIFPEHAVVSPGQQHQLQVIARYSDGSERDVSRLAVYTVNREDIATVDEEGLVVATTLGETAVSARFERIFATSNFIMLDPNPDFQPTPVPGGNLIDRLVVEKLNSLNIRPSERASDEVFLRRVQLDLIGVQPTPAEVRAFVADQGPNKREQLVDALFARPEFVDQWSLKWGDLLQVSRTHLSEPSVFAMREWIRMAIAANMPLDEFAQKVLASKGSYLDDPASGYYQVSKDADDTLQRATQVFCGVRMLCAKCHPHPFENWTQEDYYGLHSFFNQTTFKADPRQPGVKNARTVLLNLGAGHSRNPRSGKNQPPRFLGGAEPEIAAGADRREVYAAWLTSPENPFFARSLANRIWSYFFHRGIIHPVDDIRTTNPPINPQLLDALAEEFIRSGFDARRLMRLIVLSDTYQRSSVANATNAHDELNFSRMIPRRLPAESLLDSLAQATGVPERFSGAPAGFTATQLPDANVGSDFLELFGKPMRMEACECERDEGSNMLQALHLINGKAILSRVTAANARPALLLREARTDAALVEELYLWCLARQPTAEEQEVAAGYLASQAESRAEAVQDLMWALFNSRDFMLVY; from the coding sequence ATGACTCGCTTTATTCTTTGGGCCGCATTGCTCCTGCCTGGCGTCGTTCCCGGCGGATCTGCTTTCGCCGTCGAGCTGGAGAGGCCGCTGCGCGTGGAGCCGGGCCGGATCACGCTCACGAACAGCCGCTATCCGCACTCGATCCTGGTCACGGGCCAGTCGCCCGATGGTCGCTCGCTGGATCTGACCTCGCAGGCTGTTTTCCGCAGCAGTGATGAGAAGATCGCCCGCGTGGACCTGCTGGGCTGGGTGGAAGCAGTCGGACCGGGAACGGCCCAGATTACCGTGGAGGCGGCCGGCCAGACGGCCCAGGTGACGGTCGTATCCCAGACCGACGCCGCCCCCCAGCCGTACAGCTTTCGTCGCGATGTGATGTCGGTCCTGTCCAAGTCCGGCTGCAATATGGGCGCCTGTCATGGTTACTCGCTTGGCAAGAACGGCTTCAAGCTGTCGCTGCGGGGTTCCGATCCCGACCAGGATTTTGCCGCCCTCACGCAGGAGTTTTTCTCCCGCCGGGTCAATCGCCATCAACCGGCGGCCAGCCTGCTGCTGCTCAAACCGCTGGGCGAAGTGCCCCACGAAGGCGGCGTGCGGTTTGAACAAGGCGGCCTGCTCCACCGGCAGTTGCTGGGCTGGATCGAAGAAGGGGCGGTCGGCGATATCGAAGACCCGGTCCGCGTGGAGTCGGTGCGGATCTTCCCCGAGCATGCGGTCGTGTCGCCCGGCCAGCAGCATCAGCTGCAGGTGATCGCCCGGTACAGCGACGGCAGCGAACGGGACGTCAGTCGCCTGGCCGTGTATACGGTCAACCGCGAGGATATCGCCACGGTCGATGAAGAAGGCCTGGTCGTCGCCACGACTCTGGGCGAGACGGCCGTCTCGGCCCGCTTTGAGCGGATCTTCGCCACGTCCAACTTTATCATGCTGGATCCGAACCCCGACTTCCAGCCGACGCCGGTTCCGGGCGGCAACCTGATCGACCGCCTGGTGGTGGAGAAGCTCAACAGTCTGAACATTCGGCCGTCGGAACGGGCCAGCGACGAGGTGTTTTTGCGCCGCGTGCAGCTGGATCTGATCGGCGTGCAGCCTACGCCTGCCGAGGTCCGCGCGTTTGTCGCCGACCAGGGACCGAACAAACGGGAGCAACTGGTCGACGCCCTGTTTGCCCGGCCTGAATTTGTCGACCAGTGGTCGCTGAAGTGGGGCGATCTGCTGCAGGTGTCGCGTACGCATTTGAGCGAGCCGTCGGTGTTCGCCATGCGGGAGTGGATCCGGATGGCGATCGCGGCCAACATGCCTCTGGATGAGTTCGCCCAGAAGGTGCTGGCCAGCAAAGGCAGCTACCTCGACGACCCGGCCAGCGGTTACTACCAGGTCAGCAAGGACGCCGACGATACGCTGCAGCGAGCGACGCAGGTGTTCTGCGGCGTGCGGATGCTGTGCGCCAAATGCCATCCCCACCCGTTCGAAAACTGGACCCAGGAAGACTATTACGGCCTGCACAGTTTCTTCAACCAGACCACCTTCAAGGCCGACCCGCGGCAGCCGGGCGTGAAGAACGCCCGCACGGTCCTGCTGAACCTGGGCGCAGGCCATTCACGCAATCCACGCTCGGGCAAGAACCAGCCGCCGCGGTTCCTGGGCGGCGCGGAGCCGGAGATCGCCGCGGGGGCGGATCGTCGCGAGGTGTACGCCGCGTGGCTGACGTCGCCCGAAAATCCGTTCTTTGCCCGCAGCCTGGCGAACCGGATCTGGAGCTACTTCTTTCACCGGGGGATCATCCATCCGGTCGACGATATCCGTACGACCAACCCGCCGATTAACCCCCAGCTGCTCGACGCGCTGGCCGAGGAGTTTATCCGTTCTGGCTTTGACGCACGGCGGTTGATGCGGTTGATTGTGCTGTCGGACACGTACCAGCGGAGCAGCGTGGCCAACGCGACCAACGCCCACGACGAGCTGAATTTTTCCCGCATGATTCCTCGCCGGCTGCCGGCCGAGTCGCTGCTGGATTCCCTGGCCCAGGCGACCGGCGTGCCGGAACGTTTCAGTGGAGCCCCGGCCGGCTTCACCGCCACGCAACTGCCCGACGCCAACGTGGGCAGCGACTTTCTGGAGCTGTTCGGCAAGCCGATGCGGATGGAAGCCTGCGAGTGCGAGCGGGACGAAGGCTCCAACATGCTCCAGGCGTTGCACCTGATCAACGGCAAGGCGATTCTCAGCCGGGTCACGGCCGCCAACGCCCGCCCTGCCCTGCTGCTGCGGGAAGCGCGGACCGACGCCGCGTTGGTGGAAGAACTGTACCTGTGGTGCCTGGCCCGCCAGCCGACCGCGGAAGAGCAGGAAGTGGCCGCTGGCTACCTGGCCAGCCAGGCCGAGAGCCGGGCCGAAGCAGTGCAGGATTTGATGTGGGCCCTGTTCAACAGCCGCGACTTCATGCTGGTGTATTGA
- a CDS encoding DUF1501 domain-containing protein, which yields MLHVGNERVPVCSGVNRRSFLQAGAAALGGLSLPGMMQLEAHGAVDPSKAKIKNCIVLFLVGSPGHLDTWDMKPDAPEDVRGKFKPIATRTPGIEICEHFPLMSQITDKLAFIRSLHHKTGASHENGQRWMMSGHDFNEANPQPHMGSVVSRVFGQQGNLPASIILPVKIGNTGTSTPHGQSAGQLGSAHEPFFLGSDPARSDFQVSDLAPPAGHSEQRLSARRNLLQQIDALQRRSESKSTLDHETAYGRAFNLLTSPKTKKAFDLSEEPDKLRDSYGRNTFGQSCLMSRRLIEHGARFVTVNHFDTVFNISCWDMHANGGNLNNTYHDYENLLCPQFDLAFTTLIKDLEDRGLLEETVVAVLSEFGRTPKINARGGRDHYPSAWTNFFAGGSIQGGQVIGSTDKIGAAPHDRPVTPPEVIASIYHGMGIDLETTMMPGPGGRPVRFIEAEPIRELF from the coding sequence ATGTTACATGTCGGAAATGAACGGGTTCCGGTCTGCAGCGGCGTGAATCGTCGCAGCTTTCTCCAGGCCGGCGCGGCGGCGCTGGGCGGCTTGAGCTTGCCGGGAATGATGCAGCTGGAAGCCCATGGGGCCGTGGATCCGTCGAAGGCGAAAATCAAGAACTGCATTGTGCTGTTCCTGGTCGGTTCGCCCGGCCATCTGGATACCTGGGATATGAAGCCCGACGCGCCGGAAGATGTGCGCGGCAAGTTCAAGCCGATCGCCACCCGCACGCCCGGCATTGAGATTTGCGAACACTTCCCGCTGATGTCGCAGATCACCGACAAGCTGGCGTTCATCCGCAGCCTGCACCACAAGACGGGCGCCTCGCACGAGAACGGCCAGCGCTGGATGATGTCGGGCCACGACTTTAACGAGGCCAACCCGCAGCCCCACATGGGCAGCGTCGTCTCCCGCGTGTTTGGCCAGCAGGGGAATCTGCCGGCTTCGATCATCCTGCCGGTCAAGATCGGCAACACGGGCACCTCGACCCCGCATGGCCAATCGGCCGGCCAGCTGGGCAGCGCGCATGAGCCTTTCTTCCTGGGCTCGGATCCTGCCCGCAGCGACTTCCAGGTATCCGACCTGGCGCCCCCGGCCGGCCACAGCGAACAGCGCTTAAGCGCCCGGCGGAACCTGCTGCAGCAGATCGACGCCCTGCAGCGTCGGTCGGAATCCAAGAGCACGCTCGATCATGAAACGGCGTATGGCCGGGCCTTCAATCTGCTGACTTCGCCCAAAACCAAAAAAGCGTTCGACTTGTCGGAAGAGCCGGACAAGCTCCGCGATTCTTACGGCCGGAACACGTTCGGCCAAAGCTGTTTGATGTCCCGCCGGCTGATTGAACATGGCGCCCGTTTTGTTACGGTGAACCACTTCGATACGGTGTTCAACATTTCCTGCTGGGACATGCACGCCAACGGCGGCAACCTGAACAACACGTATCACGATTACGAGAATCTGCTTTGCCCGCAGTTCGATCTGGCGTTTACGACGCTGATCAAAGATCTGGAAGACCGCGGCCTGCTGGAAGAAACGGTCGTCGCCGTGCTGAGCGAATTCGGCCGCACCCCCAAGATCAACGCCCGCGGCGGACGCGATCATTACCCGTCGGCCTGGACGAACTTTTTCGCCGGCGGTTCGATCCAGGGCGGACAGGTGATCGGCTCGACCGACAAGATCGGCGCCGCCCCGCACGATCGCCCGGTGACGCCGCCCGAGGTGATCGCCTCGATCTACCACGGCATGGGCATCGACCTGGAAACGACCATGATGCCGGGCCCCGGCGGCCGTCCCGTCCGCTTCATCGAAGCCGAGCCGATTCGCGAACTGTTCTAG
- a CDS encoding GNAT family N-acetyltransferase, with protein MTLLLRKALPDEAEALWLLFYNTIHNVNRRDYSAEQTAAWAPAEMDPAAWRRRIAGMDPYVCLDSAAANGSSGQSPAIVGYAGMTATENAGYIDHFYVHHQWQGQGVGKLLYQQLEADAVRLQLSELTSDVSITARPFFESRGFQVVTPQQVERAGVILANFRMKKRLPADR; from the coding sequence ATGACGCTGCTCCTCCGCAAAGCGTTGCCCGACGAAGCGGAAGCGCTCTGGCTCCTGTTCTACAACACGATCCACAACGTCAATCGACGCGACTACTCAGCCGAGCAGACGGCCGCCTGGGCGCCGGCCGAAATGGATCCCGCCGCCTGGCGCCGCCGGATCGCCGGCATGGATCCGTATGTTTGCCTGGACAGCGCAGCCGCGAACGGCTCCTCGGGCCAATCGCCCGCGATCGTCGGATACGCCGGCATGACGGCGACCGAAAACGCCGGCTATATCGATCACTTCTACGTCCATCACCAGTGGCAGGGCCAGGGCGTGGGCAAACTGCTTTACCAGCAACTGGAAGCAGATGCGGTTCGCCTGCAGCTATCGGAACTCACGTCCGACGTCAGCATCACCGCGCGTCCCTTCTTTGAATCCCGCGGCTTCCAGGTCGTCACGCCGCAGCAGGTCGAACGGGCCGGCGTCATTCTGGCAAACTTCAGAATGAAGAAGCGGCTGCCCGCAGATCGCTGA
- the typA gene encoding translational GTPase TypA has translation MRREDIRNIVIIAHVDHGKTTLVDCLLRQSGQFRESELREERILDSNDQERKRGITITAKNIALPYKGVKINIIDTPGHADFGGEVERVLQMADGALVLVDAAEGPMPQTRFVLSKALECGLQPIVVVNKIDRPDARALAALDETFELLLDLGGDDLSDFPYIFATSREGYATLDPAKPTDSMIPLLDMVLERIPGPQVVVDAPLQMLVTTIDWSEFVGRIAIGRIVSGSISPGQTVALMQQDGVKEAKIAQVSVFENLGRVQVDQASAGDVVALVGLSDVEIGDTICHREYRKAMPRLNVDKPTLEMVFTINSSPLVGREGKYVTGRQLRERLYKELDKNVALRVEPIEGRDAFAVSGRGVLHLAVLIETMRQEGFELSVGKPRVIMRNNNGVKEEPFETLVVEVRSDKLGPVMEMAGERRGELLHMDTRGDYTHVTFSIPARGLIGLSTKLKNATQGEVILHHRFESYRPVTGETPSRANGAMVSMTSGKAVAFALDTLQDRAVLFVKPGDEVYEGMIVGENSRDNDLAVNPTREKKLTNMRASGSDANVLLTAPRELFLEAALEYIEDDELVEITPTKIRLRKIALRESDRRKQARVKASV, from the coding sequence ATGCGCCGCGAAGACATTCGCAATATCGTCATTATCGCCCACGTCGACCATGGAAAGACGACGCTCGTTGATTGCCTGCTGCGGCAGAGCGGCCAGTTCCGCGAAAGCGAACTGCGCGAGGAAAGAATCCTCGACAGCAACGACCAGGAGCGAAAACGCGGGATCACGATTACCGCCAAAAATATCGCCCTGCCCTACAAGGGCGTAAAAATTAACATTATCGACACGCCCGGCCACGCCGACTTTGGCGGCGAGGTGGAACGCGTGCTGCAGATGGCCGACGGCGCCCTGGTGCTGGTCGATGCGGCCGAAGGCCCCATGCCGCAGACCCGTTTTGTGCTGTCGAAAGCCCTTGAGTGCGGCCTGCAGCCGATCGTCGTCGTCAATAAAATTGACCGTCCCGACGCTCGTGCGCTGGCGGCCCTGGATGAAACGTTCGAGCTGTTGCTGGACCTGGGCGGCGACGACCTGTCGGACTTCCCTTATATCTTCGCCACCAGTCGTGAAGGTTACGCCACGTTGGATCCGGCCAAGCCGACCGACTCCATGATCCCGCTGCTGGACATGGTGCTGGAGCGGATTCCGGGCCCGCAGGTTGTGGTCGACGCGCCGCTGCAGATGCTGGTCACCACCATCGACTGGTCGGAATTCGTCGGCCGTATCGCGATCGGCCGCATTGTGTCGGGTTCGATTTCGCCCGGTCAGACGGTCGCCCTGATGCAACAGGACGGCGTGAAAGAAGCCAAAATCGCCCAGGTATCGGTCTTTGAGAACCTGGGCCGCGTGCAGGTGGACCAGGCTTCCGCCGGCGACGTGGTTGCGCTCGTTGGCCTGTCCGATGTGGAAATTGGCGATACGATCTGCCATCGCGAGTACCGCAAGGCGATGCCCCGCCTGAATGTCGACAAGCCGACCCTGGAAATGGTGTTCACCATTAACAGCTCCCCGCTGGTCGGTCGCGAAGGAAAGTACGTGACCGGTCGCCAGTTGCGGGAACGCCTTTATAAAGAGCTGGACAAGAACGTGGCCCTGCGGGTCGAACCGATCGAAGGCCGCGACGCCTTTGCCGTTTCCGGCCGCGGCGTGCTGCACCTGGCCGTGCTGATTGAAACGATGCGCCAGGAAGGCTTTGAGCTTTCCGTCGGCAAGCCCCGCGTGATCATGCGGAACAACAACGGCGTGAAAGAAGAGCCGTTCGAAACGCTTGTCGTCGAAGTCCGCTCCGACAAGCTGGGTCCCGTCATGGAAATGGCCGGCGAACGTCGGGGCGAACTGCTGCACATGGATACCCGCGGCGACTATACCCACGTCACCTTTTCCATTCCGGCCCGCGGCCTGATCGGGCTCTCGACCAAACTGAAAAACGCCACCCAGGGCGAAGTGATCCTGCATCACCGGTTTGAATCGTATCGCCCCGTGACGGGCGAAACGCCCAGCCGCGCCAACGGCGCCATGGTGTCGATGACTTCTGGCAAAGCGGTCGCGTTCGCCCTGGATACGCTGCAGGATCGGGCCGTGCTGTTTGTGAAACCCGGCGACGAAGTGTACGAAGGGATGATCGTCGGCGAGAACTCGCGCGATAACGACCTGGCGGTGAACCCCACCCGCGAAAAGAAACTGACCAACATGCGAGCCTCCGGCAGCGACGCGAACGTCCTGCTGACGGCCCCGCGCGAGCTGTTTCTGGAAGCGGCCCTGGAATACATCGAAGACGACGAGCTGGTCGAAATCACCCCGACCAAAATTCGCCTCCGCAAGATCGCCCTTCGCGAGTCCGATCGCCGCAAGCAGGCCCGCGTAAAAGCGTCCGTCTAA